A region from the Triticum aestivum cultivar Chinese Spring chromosome 3D, IWGSC CS RefSeq v2.1, whole genome shotgun sequence genome encodes:
- the LOC123077537 gene encoding uncharacterized protein, with translation MEQSDGPKRPKLADAADGDEDRLSVLPDDILIHILVKLRGTPMAARTSVLCRRWRDLWKLLPELNFPLGTEPHRIRSALTAHEAPVIHFLVVDLQDAAAESVATWVPIIAPRLFGELFIFNLRRDWDGETGTVELPCFQGADWISLDLDNLGLALPPSGVFAWLTDLCLVAVRMRGSCRLGDIVSSPRCPSLRKLILRDAQVRADIVIHSESLLEIGMDNVLLDHNALGPGILAISSESVLQIDLKNLIGVRQLLVMAPALISLKEKDTTYIADPVDPSQPVANISAPQLTLLEWNARYDRRSVQLGKMAHLQWLHAGQFLVYGSDEDFAHNRIRLLQRFEFIICLDLALYYRKDMSDHQRYLMEDMPRLPYILFLSINVAANEHSFGASLFHVLRLCTGVRKLTLAFDVSTRQLEAQTTCSLGCICHQPPNWKTDELLLSHLVIIEISAWRGTENEVAFVERLLNWATVLKEMMITFHQSVTESNAEDLCQTLLSFSRPETCMKFYVYRGLYAKVPYVPEG, from the exons ATGGAGCAGAGCGATGGGCCCAAGCGACCGAAGCTCGCCGACGCCGCCGACGGCGACGAGGACCGCCTCAGCGTGCTGCCCGACGACATTCTCATCCACATCCTCGTCAAGCTCCGCGGCACCCCCATGGCCGCTCGGACCAGCGTCCTCTGCCGCCGCTGGCGTGACCTCTGGAAACTCCTCCCGGAGCTCAACTTTCCCCTCGGCACCGAGCCGCACCGCATACGCTCCGCCCTCACAGCCCACGAAGCGCCGGTCATCCACTTCCTCGTCGTCGACCTCCAGGACGCCGCAGCGGAGTCGGTGGCGACGTGGGTCCCCATCATCGCGCCCCGCCTCTTCGGCGAACTATTCATCTTCAATCTCAGGCGGGACTGGGATGGGGAAACAGGCACGGTTGAGCTGCCTTGCTTCCAGGGTGCCGACTGGATCTCCCTCGACCTAGACAATCTTGGCCTCGCCTTGCCGCCCTCCGGCGTGTTTGCCTGGCTCACCGATCTCTGTCTGGTAGCCGTTAGGATGCGTGGTTCCTGCAGACTCGGTGACATTGTCTCCTCGCCACGGTGCCCATCGCTGCGGAAGCTCATCCTacgcgacgcccaggtccgggcTGACATTGTAATCCACTCAGAGTCTCTCTTAGAAATAGGGATGGATAAtgtgttactagaccataacgccTTGGGTCCGGGCATCCTCGCCATTTCCTCAGAGTCTGTCCTCCAAATAGATCTGAAGAATTTAATTGGCGTGCGGCAGCTCCTTGTCATGGCGCCTGCACTCATTTCATTGAAAGAGAAAGACACCACCTACATTGCTGATCCTGTGGATCCGAGTCAACCAGTTGCCAACATCTCAGCCCCTCAGCTCACGTTGCTTGAGTGGAATGCTCGTTATGATAGAAGATCCGTTCAGCTTGGCAAGATGGCACATCTCCAATGGCTGCACGCCGGTCAATTTCTTGTATATGGATCCGATGAGGATTTTGCACACAATCGCATCAGGCTTTTGCAGCGCTTCGAGTTCATCATCTGTCTTGACCTTGCGCTTTACTACCGAAAG GACATGTCTGACCACCAACGCTACTTGATGGAGGACATGCCAAGGCTGCCATATATTTTATTCTTGTCCATAAATGTGGCGGCGAATGAACATTCCTTTGGAGCCAGCTTATTCCATGTTCTCAGGCTGTGTACTGGTGTAAGAAAGCTGACTCTTGCATTTGATGTCAGTACCAGGCAACTAGAG GCTCAAACTACATGCTCACTGGGTTGCATATGCCATCAGCCACCAAACTGGAAAACTGACGAACTCCTGCTGAGTCACCTCGTAATAATCGAAATCAGTGCCTGGAGAGGAACTGAAAATGAAGTTGCTTTTGTTGAACGGTTGCTTAATTGGGCAACAGTGCTAAAAGAAATGATGATAACTTTCCATCAGTCAGTTACTGAAAGCAACGCCGAGGATCTCTGCCAGACATTACTAAGCTTCTCTAGGCCAGAAACTTGCATGAAATTTTACGTGTACCGTGGCTTGTACGCGAAGGTCCCATATGTTCCTGAAGGCTAA
- the LOC123077538 gene encoding uncharacterized protein, whose translation MDKAPYSDCTPAALANFDKFMGRQMLQVNALLVEKTILMGIMVGIGAYGHRYRHHPLTRYLFLGATILFLPIISYIASVTDVQYIVVVLAPYNIIATGNCDPSIHPGLVLVWISFVMIVGINTTTIVAAHAREGRSIAPPAVLMVQAIWTTYLGVNIMQGPNRSLSSLEDIKQYVTLASVLAIFAPFALIIAKIFVKYYAWYGARQSFAFGHNPRLIVGFMEQLPDRSQHAEEVIENMLPPLIVTGEDTLLVEKNPHGYTFSGGDGTGMNNNGLVTIHKVWESDDIFHKSTAQLKDLCFSFALFKLLRCRFAKDTATETVFMKARNFLWHLLAEDRDGGWVLGLIAYELSFLHDYYYSSLPTSYSKSWLPILSIGYCLLAAIILK comes from the coding sequence ATGGATAAAGCACCGTATTCTGATTGCACCCCCGCTGCGTTGGCAAACTTCGATAAGTTCATGGGACGGCAGATGTTGCAAGTGAATGCTCTCCTGGTGGAGAAAACCATCCTGATGGGAATCATGGTCGGGATAGGCGCCTACGGCCATCGCTACCGTCACCATCCATTGACCCGCTACCTCTTCCTCGGTGCCACCATATTGTTCTTGCCCATCATCTCCTATATTGCCTCTGTCACTGATGTTCAGTATATCGTCGTTGTTCTGGCTCCTTATAATATCATAGCCACAGGGAATTGTGATCCAAGTATTCATCCCGGCCTGGTCTTAGTATGGATTTCCTTTGTTATGATTGTTGGCATCAATACAACCACAATAGTTGCCGCCCATGCTAGAGAAGGTCGAAGCATTGCGCCCCCTGCAGTACTGATGGTGCAAGCAATATGGACTACCTACCTTGGGGTCAACATCATGCAAGGTCCAAATCGAAGTTTGTCATCCCTAGAAGATATAAAACAATATGTCACCTTGGCGTCTGTTCTTGCCATTTTTGCACCATTTGCTCTTATCATTGCCAAAATATTTGTCAAGTATTATGCATGGTACGGTGCAAGACAATCCTTTGCGTTTGGACACAATCCTCGTCTTATTGTTGGATTCATGGAGCAGCTACCAGATAGAAGTCAGCATGCCGAGGAAGTCATTGAAAATATGCTGCCTCCTCTTATAGTCACAGGAGAGGACACATTGTTGGTAGAGAAGAACCCTCATGGTTACACTTTTAGTGGAGGTGATGGGACAGGGATGAACAACAATGGCTTAGTGACCATTCACAAAGTCTGGGAGTCAGATGACATCTTTCACAAGTCAACGGCACAACTCAAGGATCTATGTTTTTCATTTGCATTGTTCAAGCTGCTAAGGTGTCGTTTCGCAAAAGACACCGCCACTGAAACTGTCTTCATGAAGGCCCGCAACTTCTTATGGCATCTGCTGGCCGAGGATAGGGATGGTGGATGGGTACTTGGGTTGATTGCATATGAGCTTTCCTTTCTACATGACTATTATTATTCCTCCCTTCCAACCTCATACTCCAAGAGTTGGCTGCCCATCTTGAGCATTGGTTATTGTTTATTGGCCGCAATTATTCTGAAGTAA